A single region of the Massilia sp. erpn genome encodes:
- a CDS encoding aminotransferase class V-fold PLP-dependent enzyme, producing the protein MINEESYWDGIAAQYDVAPGYVNLEHGYFGAMARPVMEEYKRQIELLNTSNTYFLREDYDPKSSETVRARIAAAVGCAPDEIALTRGATEALRHLIFSYRPLQAGDTVMLSDVDYDSMTRAMHALRELRGAEVVQIALPEAPTTQAILDAYAQAFDAHPRTRLLLLTHVSHKTGQLMPVAELAEMARARGIDTICDAAQSWGQIDFKVGDLKSDFAGFNLHKWMGAPLGVGFMYIRKERLDDIAIDPSGDRYAPHDIRARTNTGTTNTANVLTVPAALDFHDAIGGARKAARLRQLRDRWVDQVRGLSGLQLLVRDEAEACGGITSFRLAGQTGWEENQALARRLLDDFGVFTVARKGLAGGACVRVTPALSNRLADLDQLASALKVIAG; encoded by the coding sequence GTGATTAACGAAGAAAGCTACTGGGACGGCATCGCCGCCCAATACGATGTGGCCCCCGGCTACGTCAATCTGGAACATGGCTATTTCGGCGCCATGGCGCGTCCCGTCATGGAGGAATACAAGCGCCAGATCGAACTGCTCAACACCAGCAATACGTACTTCCTGCGTGAGGACTACGATCCGAAGAGCAGCGAGACCGTGCGCGCCCGCATCGCCGCCGCCGTCGGCTGCGCACCGGACGAGATCGCGCTCACGCGCGGCGCCACCGAAGCCTTGCGCCACTTAATCTTTAGTTATAGGCCGCTGCAGGCTGGCGACACCGTCATGCTGTCCGACGTCGACTACGACAGCATGACGCGCGCCATGCACGCCCTGCGCGAACTGCGCGGCGCCGAGGTGGTGCAGATCGCCTTGCCCGAAGCGCCCACCACGCAAGCCATCCTGGACGCCTACGCCCAGGCTTTCGACGCCCATCCGCGCACCCGCCTGCTGCTGCTGACCCACGTCAGCCACAAGACCGGCCAGCTGATGCCGGTGGCCGAACTGGCCGAGATGGCGCGGGCGCGCGGCATCGACACCATCTGCGACGCGGCCCAATCCTGGGGCCAGATCGATTTCAAGGTGGGCGACCTGAAATCCGACTTCGCCGGCTTCAACCTGCATAAGTGGATGGGCGCGCCGCTCGGCGTGGGCTTCATGTACATCCGCAAGGAACGCCTCGACGATATCGCCATCGATCCATCCGGCGACCGCTATGCGCCGCACGATATCCGCGCCCGCACCAACACCGGCACCACCAACACCGCCAATGTGCTGACCGTGCCCGCCGCGCTCGATTTCCACGACGCCATCGGCGGCGCGCGCAAGGCGGCACGCCTGCGCCAGTTGCGCGATCGCTGGGTGGACCAGGTGCGCGGCCTGTCTGGCCTGCAATTGCTGGTGCGCGACGAGGCCGAAGCTTGCGGCGGCATCACTTCCTTCCGTCTGGCTGGTCAGACCGGCTGGGAGGAAAACCAGGCTTTGGCCCGCCGCCTGCTCGACGACTTCGGCGTCTTCACCGTGGCGCGCAAGGGTTTGGCAGGCGGCGCCTGCGTGCGCGTGACCCCGGCCCTGAGCAACCGTCTGGCGGATCTCGATCAACTCGCTAGTGCATTGAAAGTAATTGCAGGCTGA
- a CDS encoding ABC transporter substrate-binding protein, with protein MAALLLGTLPAQAELAEGGGRQAPADSIAVVYPDIGDPYRKVFAEIIDGIEDETRMRVRGYPVGPHADLAELRIQLRRSGSKLVIALGRQGVKAASGADLVAGMVVGGISSAPDSERLRGITLSPDPALLFSHLKALLPSLRRITVVYNPQNNHALIKLAQEAARSQGLDLQALEAADLAGAVRRYEQAFAAADNRYDALWLPQDNTTVDEAIILPMVLKESWNRSLPIFSSSMLHVKKGVLFALYPNNFELGRELASLAVDVLNGDNTRQGLNPLRSVRSALNWRTANHIGLNLDPGRQRNFDAIFPEP; from the coding sequence TTGGCGGCCCTGCTGCTGGGCACCTTACCCGCCCAAGCCGAGCTGGCCGAGGGCGGCGGGCGCCAGGCACCGGCCGACAGCATCGCCGTGGTCTATCCCGACATTGGCGACCCCTACCGCAAAGTATTTGCGGAAATCATCGACGGCATCGAGGATGAAACCAGGATGCGTGTGCGCGGCTACCCGGTCGGCCCGCACGCCGACCTGGCCGAGTTGCGCATCCAGTTGCGCCGCAGCGGCAGCAAGCTGGTGATCGCCCTGGGGCGCCAAGGCGTGAAAGCGGCCAGCGGCGCCGATCTGGTGGCCGGCATGGTGGTGGGCGGCATCAGTTCCGCACCGGACAGCGAACGCTTGCGCGGCATCACGCTGTCGCCCGACCCAGCCTTGCTATTTAGTCATCTCAAAGCCTTATTGCCTTCACTAAGACGTATCACTGTGGTGTATAACCCACAGAATAACCATGCCCTGATCAAGCTCGCGCAGGAGGCGGCGCGCAGCCAGGGACTCGATTTGCAAGCCCTGGAAGCGGCCGATCTGGCCGGCGCCGTGCGCCGCTACGAACAGGCTTTTGCCGCTGCCGACAACCGCTATGACGCGCTCTGGCTGCCGCAGGACAACACCACCGTCGACGAGGCCATCATCCTGCCCATGGTGCTGAAAGAGTCATGGAACCGCAGCCTGCCAATCTTCTCCAGCAGCATGCTGCACGTCAAGAAAGGCGTGCTGTTCGCCTTGTACCCGAACAATTTTGAACTGGGCCGCGAACTCGCCAGTCTGGCGGTGGACGTGCTCAATGGCGACAATACGCGCCAAGGTCTCAATCCGCTGCGCAGCGTGCGCAGCGCCCTCAACTGGCGCACGGCCAACCACATCGGTTTGAATCTCGACCCAGGCCGCCAGCGCAACTTCGACGCCATCTTCCCAGAACCTTAA
- a CDS encoding ABC transporter substrate-binding protein has translation MIKKTTHQRGLLRAACIAAFAFASALLLAGPAHALDSGEMAESPLPPLFEMQGSARDSVGAVFDRIESGGPLLRADVRPVTLAQLEEQLRRPDVQASIGKGTIAVLYPNVEQPFRAAFLSMIQGIEDRTKLRVRSYAVDAKSDPAELNSLLKQNGTKVVIALGRQGLNATSGLDREISVLVGGVLLLSDAENVAGISLTPDPALLFSRLRVLLPDLRRVIVVYNPKNSEWLIKLAREAARAQGLELVAHIATDMARAAQLYPTLIAGADSRRDAVWLPHDSTTVEESTILPLVLRETWNNGVPLFSSNVLHVKKGALFAMAPNNVELGRTLASSAMSLIAGDGRRRLMPLREVQTAINVRTANHVGLHLGDQQQRSFDFVFPQP, from the coding sequence ATGATTAAAAAGACAACTCACCAGCGCGGCCTGTTGCGGGCCGCATGTATCGCCGCTTTCGCCTTCGCCTCGGCCCTGCTGCTGGCCGGTCCTGCCCATGCCCTGGACTCGGGAGAAATGGCGGAATCGCCGCTGCCGCCCCTGTTCGAGATGCAGGGCAGCGCGCGCGATTCCGTCGGCGCCGTGTTCGACCGCATCGAGTCCGGCGGCCCCTTGCTGCGCGCCGATGTGCGTCCCGTGACCCTGGCCCAGCTCGAAGAGCAGCTGCGCCGTCCCGATGTGCAGGCCTCGATCGGCAAGGGCACCATCGCCGTGCTGTATCCGAATGTGGAACAGCCCTTCCGCGCCGCCTTCCTCAGCATGATCCAGGGCATCGAGGACCGCACCAAGCTGCGCGTGCGCAGCTATGCGGTGGACGCCAAATCCGACCCCGCCGAACTGAATTCCCTGCTTAAGCAGAACGGCACCAAGGTCGTGATCGCGCTCGGCCGCCAGGGCTTGAATGCGACCTCGGGCCTGGACCGCGAAATCTCGGTGCTGGTGGGCGGCGTGCTGCTGCTGTCCGATGCCGAGAACGTGGCCGGCATCAGCCTGACGCCCGATCCGGCCCTGCTGTTCAGCCGCCTGCGCGTGCTGCTGCCGGACCTGCGCCGCGTCATCGTCGTCTACAACCCGAAAAACAGCGAATGGCTGATCAAGCTGGCGCGCGAAGCGGCCCGCGCCCAGGGCCTGGAGCTGGTGGCCCACATCGCCACCGATATGGCGCGCGCCGCCCAGCTCTACCCCACCCTGATCGCCGGCGCAGACAGCCGCCGCGACGCGGTCTGGCTGCCGCACGACAGCACCACCGTGGAGGAAAGCACCATCCTGCCGCTGGTGCTGCGTGAAACCTGGAATAACGGCGTGCCGCTGTTCTCCAGCAATGTGCTGCATGTGAAAAAGGGTGCGCTGTTTGCCATGGCCCCCAACAATGTGGAGCTGGGGCGCACGCTGGCCAGTTCCGCCATGAGCTTGATCGCGGGCGACGGCCGCCGCCGCCTCATGCCGCTACGCGAGGTGCAAACCGCGATCAATGTCCGTACCGCCAACCATGTAGGTCTGCATCTGGGCGACCAGCAGCAGCGCAGTTTCGATTTCGTGTTTCCGCAACCTTAA
- a CDS encoding EAL domain-containing protein: protein MFQHFLRRTEFRRQLTVIISAAILGLALFSSLMNSWQASARMRDYFIEQGQRIAENLARQSTLALLYHSPENAREVVGATLAFPDVAGVQISDAKQSVLLAQAEGGKQLPQFPKGVGAAPVKASLVGETGDAWQFGAPVYGGQAEATPFDVQDHQPQLLGYVHVQVGKGTLDRLTMSLLLGNLALTLSFAVILLGLVRLLTRHMINPLNALLGLMHRAEAGESGMRAAPEGPRDLVEMAHAFNQMMSVLEQREAELKESRDAAVNMAQMKAQFAATVSHEVRTPLNGVVGMLDMLKEMHLNQRQQECVDVAWNSSRTLIDLINNILDFSKMEAGKLSLEEADFDLRKLLEEAVELIARPAQQKGLDVVYLLDADVPVRIKGDALRLRQILVNLLGNAVKFTEQGEVCVQVSMAAQHEMDGFGLRFEVRDSGIGMSPQAQQHVFESYVQPDPSTTRRYGGTGLGLAICKQLVELLGGEIGVSSTPGQGTTFVFSVRCHRAAEECPQAAAAAADKSLAGLRAMVLDASPGVRNFLRQSMEQQGMRCFAAAAADSAMAELHGAYAAGTPYDVAILNLGTHDDSGVDLATRIGSAGLAPHILLLDRYGSASGDSTAHSMHPAHAALAKPLRHERLLKALRSLLADHDAHDAHAPAPRSARAMPERHYRVLVAEDNRTNQLVAAGMLSMNGCVCEFASNGHEAVLAAQRNRYDLILMDCSMPEMDGYEATAHIRLAEEALGRRVPIVAMTANTQRGDAEKCLAAGMDDYLAKPITLIELRHKLERWLPHGATPPAPAASAAPAAQAPAPVQAPASGHAIVALHDRAVAAIQQEEEPPVDRAVFDKLREILGASLPHAILPFMEDSPTYLNELEHAVRDGNADLARARAHSLKGAAGNLGATHLAHLAQRAEEMAIGHRLENIAAMLQDMRNAYHEVATFLAPEVRGKVLDTELDMAELAHVLVVDDDRSTRTTLRYILQRDGFRVEEAADGAEALAMLKRCQPDVILMDAVMPVMDGFTACARMQEIPGASAIPVLMITALQDNSSVERAFAAGASDYIPKPIHYAVLSQRVRRIIEANRAEKRIRHLAYNDLLTGLPNRTLFFELLAQGIEEAAKREHQLAVLFMDLDRFKYVNDNLGHDVGDRLLVAVAQRVRHSVRNVDTVARLGGDEFTVVLGELEGPAAAAAAAHNICRVLATPFQIDGHDIFVTSSVGIAIYPHDGKDVATLVKHADSAMYRAKKTNTGFKFYEASMEQSISEHVRMESDLRRAMEQQQLEVFYQPQAMLENGHIVGMEALVRWRHPTRGMVPPSEFIPLAEETGLINPLGEWVLHTACAQLKAWLDDGLPPLRVAVNISARQLLQKDFADSVEAALNTTGLAPQYLELEITETTLMENAQETLQALHQLRNLGVRLSIDDFGTGYSSLSYLKRFPVDIIKIDRSFVRDVPHDTDDAAIVTAIIALAHSLRLEVVAEGVETEAQLRFLRSRQCDLLQGYHLSPAVPADEFARLVREREALQLNA from the coding sequence ATGTTTCAACATTTTTTACGCCGTACTGAATTCCGCCGCCAACTGACAGTCATCATCTCGGCCGCCATTCTCGGCCTGGCGCTGTTTTCTTCGCTGATGAACTCATGGCAGGCCAGCGCGCGCATGCGCGACTATTTTATTGAACAGGGCCAGCGCATCGCCGAGAATCTGGCGCGCCAGAGTACCCTGGCCTTGCTCTATCATTCGCCGGAAAACGCGCGCGAGGTGGTGGGCGCCACCCTCGCTTTCCCCGACGTGGCCGGGGTGCAGATCAGCGACGCCAAGCAATCGGTGCTGCTGGCCCAGGCCGAAGGCGGCAAGCAGCTGCCGCAATTCCCCAAAGGCGTGGGCGCGGCGCCCGTCAAGGCCAGCCTGGTGGGCGAAACCGGCGATGCCTGGCAATTCGGCGCACCCGTCTACGGCGGCCAGGCCGAGGCCACACCCTTCGATGTGCAGGACCACCAGCCGCAATTGCTCGGTTATGTCCACGTGCAGGTCGGCAAAGGCACGCTGGACCGGCTCACCATGTCCCTCCTGCTGGGCAATCTGGCGCTGACGCTGTCGTTCGCCGTGATCCTGCTTGGCCTGGTGCGCCTGCTGACGCGCCATATGATCAATCCCCTCAACGCCCTGCTTGGCCTAATGCACCGTGCCGAAGCCGGCGAATCGGGCATGCGCGCCGCGCCGGAAGGCCCGCGCGACCTGGTGGAGATGGCGCATGCCTTCAACCAGATGATGAGCGTTCTGGAACAGCGCGAGGCGGAGTTGAAGGAATCGCGCGACGCCGCCGTAAACATGGCGCAGATGAAGGCGCAATTCGCCGCCACCGTCAGCCACGAGGTGCGCACGCCGCTGAACGGCGTGGTCGGCATGCTGGACATGCTGAAGGAAATGCACCTGAATCAGCGCCAGCAGGAATGCGTGGACGTGGCCTGGAATTCCTCGCGCACCCTGATCGACCTGATTAACAATATCCTCGACTTCTCCAAGATGGAGGCGGGCAAGCTGTCGCTGGAAGAAGCTGATTTCGACCTGCGCAAGCTGCTGGAGGAAGCGGTCGAGCTGATCGCCCGTCCGGCCCAGCAAAAAGGCCTGGACGTGGTGTATCTGCTGGACGCCGACGTGCCGGTCCGCATCAAGGGCGATGCGCTGCGCCTGCGCCAGATCCTGGTCAACCTGCTGGGCAATGCGGTGAAGTTCACCGAACAGGGCGAAGTCTGCGTCCAGGTCAGCATGGCGGCCCAGCATGAGATGGATGGCTTCGGCCTGCGCTTTGAAGTGCGCGACAGCGGCATCGGCATGAGTCCCCAGGCGCAGCAGCATGTCTTTGAATCCTATGTGCAGCCCGATCCCTCGACCACGCGCCGCTACGGCGGCACCGGCCTGGGTCTGGCCATCTGCAAGCAGCTGGTGGAACTGCTGGGCGGCGAGATCGGCGTCAGCAGCACGCCAGGCCAGGGCACGACTTTCGTCTTCTCCGTGCGCTGCCATCGCGCCGCCGAAGAATGCCCGCAAGCGGCGGCAGCAGCGGCCGACAAGAGTCTGGCCGGCCTGCGCGCCATGGTGCTCGACGCCAGCCCCGGCGTGCGCAACTTCCTGCGCCAGAGCATGGAGCAGCAAGGCATGCGCTGCTTCGCCGCCGCCGCCGCCGACAGCGCCATGGCCGAACTGCATGGCGCCTACGCCGCCGGCACGCCTTACGATGTCGCCATTCTCAATCTCGGCACCCACGACGACAGCGGGGTCGACCTGGCCACCCGCATCGGTTCGGCCGGACTGGCGCCGCATATCCTGCTGCTCGACCGCTATGGCAGCGCCAGCGGCGACAGCACCGCCCATAGCATGCACCCGGCCCACGCCGCACTGGCCAAGCCGCTGCGCCACGAGCGCCTGCTGAAAGCCCTGCGCTCCCTGCTGGCCGACCATGATGCCCACGATGCGCATGCACCGGCGCCGCGCTCGGCGCGCGCCATGCCGGAACGCCATTATCGTGTGCTGGTGGCGGAAGACAACCGCACCAACCAGCTGGTGGCGGCAGGCATGCTGTCGATGAACGGCTGCGTTTGCGAATTCGCCTCCAATGGCCACGAGGCCGTGCTGGCGGCTCAGCGCAACCGCTATGACCTGATCCTGATGGATTGCAGCATGCCGGAAATGGATGGCTACGAAGCCACCGCCCATATCCGCCTGGCCGAAGAGGCGCTGGGACGGCGCGTGCCGATCGTGGCGATGACGGCCAATACCCAGCGCGGCGACGCCGAGAAATGCCTGGCGGCCGGCATGGACGATTACCTCGCCAAGCCGATCACCCTGATCGAGCTGCGCCACAAGCTGGAACGCTGGCTGCCGCACGGCGCCACGCCGCCCGCTCCCGCGGCATCGGCGGCGCCCGCAGCGCAGGCTCCCGCACCGGTCCAGGCGCCGGCCAGCGGCCACGCCATCGTCGCCCTGCACGACCGCGCCGTCGCCGCCATCCAGCAGGAAGAAGAACCGCCGGTCGACCGCGCCGTCTTCGACAAGCTGCGTGAAATCCTGGGCGCCTCGCTGCCGCATGCGATCCTACCCTTCATGGAAGATTCGCCCACTTACCTGAACGAGCTGGAACACGCCGTCCGCGACGGCAATGCCGACCTGGCGCGCGCGCGCGCCCACTCACTGAAAGGCGCGGCCGGCAATCTGGGCGCAACGCATCTGGCCCACCTGGCCCAGCGCGCCGAGGAAATGGCGATCGGCCACCGCCTGGAAAACATCGCCGCCATGCTGCAGGACATGCGCAACGCCTACCACGAGGTCGCCACCTTCCTCGCGCCCGAAGTGCGCGGCAAGGTGCTCGATACCGAACTGGATATGGCCGAACTGGCCCACGTGCTGGTGGTGGACGACGACCGCAGCACGCGCACCACCCTGCGCTACATCCTGCAAAGGGACGGCTTCCGCGTGGAAGAAGCGGCCGACGGCGCCGAAGCGCTGGCCATGCTGAAACGCTGCCAGCCCGACGTGATCCTGATGGACGCCGTGATGCCGGTGATGGATGGCTTCACGGCCTGCGCCCGCATGCAGGAAATTCCCGGCGCCAGCGCCATTCCGGTGCTGATGATCACCGCCCTGCAGGACAATTCCTCGGTGGAGCGCGCCTTCGCCGCCGGCGCCAGCGACTACATTCCCAAGCCGATCCACTACGCCGTGCTGTCGCAGCGTGTGCGCCGCATCATCGAAGCCAACCGCGCCGAGAAGCGCATCCGCCACCTGGCCTACAACGACCTGCTGACCGGACTGCCCAACCGCACCCTGTTCTTCGAACTGCTGGCGCAGGGTATCGAGGAAGCGGCCAAGCGCGAGCACCAGCTGGCCGTGCTGTTCATGGACCTGGACCGCTTCAAGTACGTCAACGACAATCTCGGCCACGACGTCGGCGACCGCCTGCTGGTGGCAGTGGCCCAGCGTGTGCGTCACAGCGTGCGCAATGTCGATACCGTGGCGCGCCTGGGCGGCGACGAATTCACCGTGGTGCTGGGCGAACTCGAAGGTCCGGCGGCGGCGGCTGCCGCGGCCCACAATATCTGCCGCGTGCTGGCCACCCCGTTCCAGATCGACGGCCACGATATCTTCGTCACCAGCAGCGTGGGCATCGCCATTTACCCGCACGACGGCAAGGACGTGGCGACCCTGGTCAAGCATGCCGACAGCGCCATGTACCGCGCCAAGAAGACCAATACCGGCTTCAAGTTCTACGAAGCGTCGATGGAGCAGTCGATCAGCGAGCATGTGCGCATGGAGAGCGATCTGCGGCGCGCCATGGAACAGCAGCAGCTGGAAGTGTTCTACCAGCCGCAGGCCATGCTGGAAAACGGCCATATCGTCGGCATGGAAGCGCTGGTACGCTGGCGCCATCCGACGCGCGGCATGGTACCGCCGTCCGAATTCATCCCGCTGGCCGAGGAAACCGGCTTGATCAATCCGCTGGGCGAATGGGTGCTGCATACCGCCTGCGCCCAGCTCAAGGCCTGGCTGGACGACGGCCTGCCGCCGCTGCGCGTGGCCGTGAACATCTCGGCACGTCAACTGCTGCAGAAGGACTTCGCCGATTCGGTGGAAGCGGCCCTGAACACCACCGGCCTGGCGCCGCAGTACCTGGAGCTGGAGATCACTGAAACCACGCTGATGGAAAACGCGCAGGAAACGCTGCAGGCCCTGCACCAGCTGCGCAATCTCGGCGTGCGCCTGTCGATTGACGATTTCGGCACCGGCTATTCCTCGCTGTCCTATCTGAAGCGCTTCCCGGTCGACATTATCAAGATCGACCGCTCCTTCGTGCGCGACGTGCCGCATGATACGGACGATGCGGCCATCGTCACCGCCATCATCGCGCTGGCCCACAGCCTGCGCCTGGAAGTGGTGGCCGAAGGTGTGGAGACCGAAGCCCAGCTGCGCTTCCTGCGTTCGCGCCAATGCGATCTGCTGCAAGGCTACCACCTCAGCCCCGCCGTCCCGGCCGACGA